A DNA window from Streptococcus sp. LPB0220 contains the following coding sequences:
- the mnmA gene encoding tRNA 2-thiouridine(34) synthase MnmA — translation MSDNSKTRVVVGMSGGVDSSVTALLLKQQGYDVIGIFMKNWDDTDENGVCTATEDYKDVAAVADQIGIPYYSVNFEKEYWDRVFEYFLAEYRAGRTPNPDVMCNKEIKFKAFLDYAMTLGADYVATGHYARVARDEDGIVHMLRGVDNGKDQTYFLSQLSQEQLQKTMFPLGHLEKPEVRRLAEEAGLATAKKKDSTGICFIGEKNFKEFLGNYLPAQPGRMMTIDGRDMGEHAGLMYYTIGQRGGLGIGGQQGGDNAPWFVVGKDLSQNILYVGQGFYHEALMSTSLQASQVHFTRDMPEEFTLECTAKFRYRQPDSKVTVHVKGDKAEVIFAEPQRAITPGQAVVFYDGEECLGGGLIDNAYRDGKVCQYI, via the coding sequence ATGAGTGATAACTCGAAAACACGTGTTGTTGTTGGTATGAGTGGTGGTGTGGATTCATCTGTAACAGCTTTATTATTAAAGCAACAGGGTTACGATGTCATCGGTATCTTCATGAAAAACTGGGACGACACAGACGAAAATGGCGTATGTACAGCTACAGAAGATTACAAAGATGTAGCAGCGGTTGCAGACCAAATTGGCATTCCTTACTATTCTGTCAACTTTGAGAAAGAATACTGGGATCGTGTCTTTGAATATTTCCTTGCCGAATACCGAGCTGGTCGAACACCAAATCCGGATGTCATGTGTAATAAGGAAATCAAATTTAAGGCCTTTTTAGATTATGCTATGACACTCGGTGCAGATTATGTAGCGACAGGGCACTATGCGCGTGTGGCGCGTGATGAAGATGGCATTGTTCATATGTTACGCGGCGTTGACAACGGGAAGGACCAAACTTATTTCTTAAGCCAGCTGTCACAAGAACAACTTCAAAAAACCATGTTCCCATTGGGACATTTGGAAAAGCCAGAGGTTCGTCGTCTAGCTGAAGAAGCTGGATTAGCAACAGCTAAAAAGAAAGACTCAACTGGGATTTGCTTTATCGGAGAAAAGAATTTCAAAGAATTTCTAGGGAACTACCTTCCTGCCCAACCAGGTCGAATGATGACCATCGATGGACGAGATATGGGTGAACATGCTGGTTTGATGTATTACACAATCGGTCAACGGGGTGGACTTGGAATTGGTGGTCAACAAGGTGGAGACAATGCTCCATGGTTTGTAGTTGGGAAAGACCTCAGTCAAAATATTCTTTATGTCGGTCAAGGTTTCTATCATGAAGCATTGATGTCAACAAGTTTACAGGCTAGTCAAGTTCACTTTACACGAGATATGCCAGAAGAGTTTACATTAGAGTGTACAGCTAAGTTCCGCTATCGTCAGCCTGACTCAAAGGTGACTGTACACGTTAAAGGTGACAAGGCAGAAGTGATTTTCGCAGAACCTCAACGAGCCATTACACCAGGACAAGCTGTTGTCTTTTACGACGGTGAAGAGTGTCTAGGCGGTGGCTTGATTGACAATGCTTATCGGGATGGAAAAGTTTGTCAGTATATTTAA
- the dnaB gene encoding replicative DNA helicase: protein MAEIEELRTQPQDIQAEQSVLGAIFIDEGKLVFVREYIEPGDFFKYSHRLIFKAMIDLADRGDAIDATTVRNILDSQGDLQNIGGLSYLVEVINSVPTSANAEYYAKIVAEKAVLRRLISRLTESINQAYDGASPSDEIIAGAEKALIDVSENANRSGFKNIRDILNINFGSLEARSLQTSDITGIATGYRDLDHMTTGLHEEELIILAARPAVGKTAFALNIAQNIGTKLDKTVAIFSLEMGAESLVDRMLAAEGLIESHSIRTGQLTDEEWRKYAIAQGNLANASIYIDDTPGIRITEIRSRARKLAQETGNLGLILIDYLQLITGTGRENRQQEVSEISRQLKILAKELKVPVIALSQLSRGVEQRQDKRPVLSDIRESGSIEQDADIVAFLYRDDYYDRAGEEEEDGMPNNTVEVIIEKNRSGARGTVELIFQKEYNKFSSISKREDQ from the coding sequence ATGGCTGAGATAGAGGAATTACGAACACAACCTCAGGATATCCAAGCGGAGCAATCAGTGTTGGGAGCCATCTTTATTGATGAGGGGAAATTGGTCTTTGTTCGTGAATATATCGAGCCTGGCGATTTCTTTAAGTACTCGCACCGTTTGATTTTTAAAGCCATGATCGATCTAGCTGACCGCGGGGATGCGATTGATGCGACGACTGTTCGAAATATTTTAGATAGTCAGGGGGATCTCCAAAATATTGGCGGTCTCTCCTATTTGGTAGAAGTCATTAATTCGGTACCAACTTCAGCTAACGCAGAGTATTACGCGAAGATTGTTGCCGAAAAAGCTGTTTTACGTCGATTGATCTCTCGATTAACGGAAAGTATTAATCAAGCTTATGATGGTGCAAGTCCTTCAGATGAAATCATTGCGGGTGCTGAAAAAGCTCTGATTGATGTTAGTGAAAACGCAAATCGTAGTGGATTTAAAAATATTCGAGACATCTTGAATATAAATTTTGGTAGCTTGGAAGCCCGCTCTCTTCAAACCTCTGATATTACGGGTATTGCGACAGGCTATCGCGATTTGGACCATATGACGACAGGGCTACATGAGGAAGAGTTGATTATTTTAGCGGCTCGTCCTGCAGTAGGGAAAACAGCCTTTGCTCTAAATATTGCTCAAAATATCGGGACAAAGTTGGATAAGACAGTGGCTATTTTCTCATTAGAAATGGGTGCTGAGAGTTTGGTTGACCGGATGTTAGCAGCTGAAGGTTTGATTGAATCCCATTCGATTCGTACAGGTCAATTGACGGATGAAGAGTGGCGGAAATATGCCATTGCTCAAGGAAATTTGGCCAATGCGAGTATTTACATCGATGATACCCCAGGAATTCGGATCACTGAGATTCGTTCGAGAGCAAGAAAATTAGCGCAGGAAACAGGGAATCTCGGTCTTATTCTGATTGACTACCTGCAGCTGATTACAGGGACTGGAAGAGAAAACCGTCAACAGGAAGTTTCAGAAATTTCTCGTCAGTTAAAGATTTTGGCTAAGGAACTAAAAGTTCCCGTTATTGCTTTGAGTCAGCTATCACGTGGTGTGGAACAGCGCCAAGACAAACGTCCTGTTCTTTCTGATATTCGTGAATCTGGATCGATTGAGCAGGATGCGGATATTGTTGCTTTCTTGTACCGTGATGATTATTATGATCGAGCTGGTGAAGAGGAAGAAGATGGAATGCCTAATAATACGGTTGAAGTGATTATCGAGAAAAACCGTTCAGGTGCGCGTGGGACAGTCGAATTAATATTCCAAAAGGAATACAATAAATTCTCAAGTATTTCAAAGAGAGAGGATCAATAA
- a CDS encoding LysM peptidoglycan-binding domain-containing protein has translation MNSKKFQWTVTSLLSAASLFISGIATVNAETYEVKSGDTLSKIALENNTSVENIIASNNLTNEDLIYAGQIIELGERSKSMIDKVAPQEQAKPAESATTATAQTAQKQTTYAANAAVTSAQSTNGGIVLSNGNTAGEQGSYAAARMAEMTGVPASTWEAIIARESNGQVNAANASGASGLFQTMPDWGSTATVDDQIQAAYNAYSSQGLSAWGY, from the coding sequence ATGAACAGTAAAAAGTTCCAATGGACAGTCACTTCCCTACTTTCAGCAGCATCACTTTTCATTTCTGGTATTGCTACAGTGAATGCTGAAACTTACGAAGTGAAGTCTGGAGATACTCTATCAAAAATTGCACTAGAAAATAACACTTCAGTAGAAAATATTATTGCATCTAACAATCTGACCAATGAAGATTTGATCTATGCAGGACAAATTATTGAGTTAGGTGAGCGTTCAAAATCTATGATTGATAAAGTTGCTCCACAAGAGCAAGCAAAACCTGCTGAAAGTGCAACTACAGCAACTGCACAAACTGCTCAAAAACAAACAACTTATGCAGCAAATGCTGCAGTGACTTCTGCACAATCAACAAATGGTGGAATTGTTCTATCAAATGGGAATACTGCTGGAGAACAAGGATCTTATGCAGCTGCTCGTATGGCTGAAATGACTGGTGTACCTGCTTCTACTTGGGAAGCAATTATTGCCCGTGAATCAAATGGTCAAGTAAATGCAGCAAATGCTTCTGGTGCCAGTGGTTTGTTCCAAACAATGCCAGATTGGGGTTCAACTGCAACAGTTGATGATCAAATCCAGGCTGCATACAATGCATATAGCTCACAAGGTTTATCAGCTTGGGGTTATTAA
- the rplI gene encoding 50S ribosomal protein L9, producing the protein MKVIFLADVKGKGKKGEIKEVPTGYAQNFLIKKNLAKEANAQAIGELRGKQKSEEKAHAELLAEAQKIKAKLEEEATVVQFTEKIGPDGRTFGSITNKKIAEELEKQFGIKIDKRHIQVSSPIRSTGLIDVPVKIYQDVTGVINIRVNEG; encoded by the coding sequence ATGAAAGTTATTTTCTTAGCGGATGTAAAAGGTAAAGGTAAAAAAGGCGAAATTAAAGAAGTGCCTACTGGTTATGCACAAAACTTTTTGATCAAGAAAAATCTTGCGAAAGAAGCCAATGCCCAAGCAATCGGTGAACTTCGTGGAAAGCAAAAGTCAGAAGAAAAAGCGCATGCTGAATTGTTAGCGGAAGCGCAAAAGATTAAAGCGAAATTAGAAGAAGAAGCAACTGTTGTTCAATTCACTGAAAAAATTGGGCCAGATGGCCGTACCTTCGGCTCTATTACCAATAAAAAGATTGCAGAAGAGCTTGAGAAACAATTTGGCATTAAAATTGATAAACGTCATATCCAAGTTTCCTCTCCAATTCGTTCAACAGGATTGATTGACGTCCCTGTAAAAATTTATCAAGATGTTACAGGTGTGATTAATATTCGTGTAAACGAAGGATAA
- a CDS encoding HAD hydrolase-like protein: MQALFFDLDGTLVDSSKGITESFQHTFDTLKVPQPDLKTIRSFMGPPLISSFEATLPETLVDQAVMIYRQYYHEKGQYKSTLFPQIVEALKALQDENIPLYVTTSKHEPVALQMCQDLGIDKYFKGIYGSNSDRIHKADVIRYALSSNDLPKEETVIIGDTKFDLIGGQTVGIKTMAVTWGFGDLEELLLYSPDFICHSPLDILETLKK; encoded by the coding sequence ATGCAAGCCTTATTTTTTGATTTAGATGGAACATTAGTTGACAGTTCCAAGGGAATTACAGAGAGCTTTCAACATACATTCGATACTTTGAAGGTTCCTCAACCCGATCTCAAAACTATCCGTAGTTTTATGGGACCACCTTTGATTTCTAGTTTTGAAGCTACCCTTCCTGAAACTTTGGTAGATCAAGCAGTGATGATCTATCGCCAGTATTATCATGAAAAAGGTCAATACAAATCAACTCTGTTTCCTCAGATAGTAGAAGCTTTGAAAGCATTACAAGACGAAAACATTCCTCTTTATGTAACTACTTCAAAACATGAACCAGTTGCTTTACAGATGTGTCAAGATTTAGGTATCGATAAATACTTTAAAGGAATTTATGGATCAAATTCAGATCGTATCCACAAAGCCGATGTCATTCGATACGCCTTGTCAAGCAATGACCTTCCAAAAGAGGAGACAGTGATTATTGGAGACACAAAATTTGACCTCATTGGAGGTCAAACAGTTGGCATAAAAACCATGGCCGTCACTTGGGGATTTGGAGATCTTGAAGAGCTACTTCTTTACTCACCAGATTTTATTTGTCACTCTCCACTTGACATTCTTGAGACATTAAAAAAATAG
- the sdaAB gene encoding L-serine ammonia-lyase, iron-sulfur-dependent subunit beta, which produces MNSLKFQSVFDIIGPVMIGPSSSHTAGAVRIGKIVSSIFGEEPKEVEFQLFNSFAKTYRGHGTDLALVAGILGMDTDDPRIPDSLKIAHERGIRIVWSIQKESNAPHPNTTTITVKNDHKTISVTGISIGGGNIQVTELNGFAISLNMNTPTIIIVHQDVPGMIAHVTEALSRYDINIAQMNVTREKAGEKAIMIIEVDSRSCEAAIDDIRKIPHLHNVNFFK; this is translated from the coding sequence ATGAACTCTTTAAAATTCCAATCAGTTTTTGATATTATTGGACCTGTAATGATCGGCCCATCCAGTAGTCACACTGCAGGTGCTGTTCGAATTGGTAAAATTGTTTCTTCTATCTTTGGAGAGGAGCCAAAAGAAGTTGAGTTCCAATTATTTAATTCCTTCGCCAAAACCTATCGTGGTCATGGAACAGATTTAGCCTTAGTAGCGGGCATCTTAGGAATGGACACAGATGATCCTAGAATCCCAGATAGTCTAAAAATTGCACATGAACGAGGCATTCGGATTGTTTGGTCTATTCAAAAAGAAAGCAATGCTCCTCACCCAAACACAACGACTATTACTGTTAAAAATGATCATAAAACGATTTCTGTCACCGGAATCTCAATTGGTGGTGGGAACATACAAGTTACTGAGTTAAATGGCTTTGCTATCTCGCTAAATATGAATACTCCAACCATTATCATTGTTCACCAGGACGTCCCTGGAATGATCGCCCATGTGACAGAAGCTCTTTCTCGCTATGATATTAACATTGCACAAATGAATGTGACGCGGGAAAAAGCTGGAGAAAAAGCGATTATGATTATAGAAGTTGACTCAAGGAGTTGTGAAGCAGCTATCGATGATATCCGTAAAATTCCTCATCTTCATAATGTCAACTTTTTCAAATAA
- a CDS encoding NUDIX hydrolase: MRRQDFRTKIGSTVFGVRATALIVKDNRLFVIEDEDGCYTIGGAIQVNETTEDAVVREVKEELGVTSTAGPLAFVVENHFEQAGIHYHNIEFHYLVDLLEDAPLVMQEDTKQLPCRWIALDDLHTVDLKPAFLKSALPDWDGKLRHIHLEK; the protein is encoded by the coding sequence ATGAGGCGACAGGATTTTCGAACGAAAATAGGTTCTACTGTTTTTGGTGTGAGGGCGACTGCTTTGATTGTAAAAGATAATCGCTTGTTCGTCATAGAAGATGAGGACGGCTGTTATACAATCGGAGGTGCTATTCAAGTCAATGAAACTACAGAAGATGCTGTAGTTCGGGAAGTCAAAGAGGAACTTGGTGTCACATCTACAGCAGGTCCGTTAGCTTTCGTGGTTGAAAATCACTTTGAACAAGCTGGAATCCACTACCATAACATTGAATTTCATTATTTGGTGGACTTACTGGAAGATGCACCTTTGGTCATGCAGGAAGATACAAAGCAATTACCTTGCCGTTGGATTGCTTTAGATGATTTACACACTGTTGACCTGAAACCGGCTTTTTTAAAATCAGCCCTACCAGACTGGGACGGAAAATTACGACACATCCATCTTGAGAAATAG
- the mnmG gene encoding tRNA uridine-5-carboxymethylaminomethyl(34) synthesis enzyme MnmG, with amino-acid sequence MNYNFIEEYDIIVIGAGHAGVEASLAASRMGCKVLLATINIEMLAFMPCNPSIGGSAKGIVVREVDALGGEMAKNIDKTYIQMKMLNTGKGPAVRALRAQADKELYSKEMRKTVENQENLTLRQTMIDEILVENGKVVGVRTATHQEYGAKAVIVTTGTALRGEIIIGDLKYSSGPNHSLASINLADNLKQLGLEIGRFKTGTPPRVKASSINYDETEIQPGDEAPNHFSYTSRDEDYVKDQVPCWLTYTNGHSHEIIQNNLHRAPMFTGVVKGVGPRYCPSIEDKIVRFADKERHQLFLEPEGRNTEEVYVQGLSTSLPEDVQRDLVHSIKGLEKAEMMRTGYAIEYDMVLPHQLRATLETKKISGLFTAGQTNGTSGYEEAAGQGIIAGINAALKIQGKPELILKRSDGYIGVMIDDLVTKGTIEPYRLLTSRAEYRLILRHDNADMRLTEMGREIGLVDDERWQRFETKKYQFEKEMKRLDSIKLKPVKETNEKVAAMGFKPLTDAVTAKEFLRRPEVSYQDVVEFIGPAAEELDDKIIELIETEIKYEGYISKAMDQVEKMKRMEEKRIPANIDWDDIDSIATEARQKFKLINPETIGQASRISGVNPADISILMVYLEGKSRSISKNKANH; translated from the coding sequence ATGAATTATAACTTTATAGAAGAATACGATATCATTGTAATCGGTGCGGGGCATGCGGGAGTAGAAGCCTCTCTAGCTGCTAGCCGTATGGGTTGTAAGGTCTTACTTGCGACTATTAACATTGAAATGCTGGCTTTTATGCCTTGTAATCCCTCTATTGGTGGTTCTGCTAAGGGGATTGTCGTGCGTGAAGTCGATGCCCTCGGTGGAGAAATGGCGAAGAATATCGACAAGACCTACATCCAAATGAAAATGCTCAATACTGGTAAAGGTCCTGCGGTTCGTGCACTTCGGGCTCAAGCAGACAAAGAACTTTACTCAAAAGAAATGCGGAAAACGGTTGAAAACCAAGAAAATTTAACCCTTCGCCAAACCATGATTGATGAGATTTTGGTGGAGAATGGTAAGGTTGTTGGTGTAAGGACTGCGACTCACCAAGAATATGGCGCAAAGGCTGTTATTGTCACTACTGGGACAGCTTTACGCGGAGAAATTATCATTGGAGACCTCAAGTATTCGTCAGGACCTAATCATAGTCTAGCTTCTATCAATTTGGCCGATAATCTCAAACAGCTAGGATTAGAAATTGGACGTTTCAAAACAGGCACGCCACCTCGTGTAAAGGCATCGTCAATTAATTATGACGAAACGGAAATTCAACCTGGAGATGAAGCTCCAAATCATTTTTCTTATACATCGCGTGATGAAGATTATGTAAAGGATCAAGTTCCTTGTTGGTTGACTTATACGAATGGTCATAGTCATGAAATTATCCAGAATAATTTACACCGGGCACCTATGTTTACAGGAGTTGTAAAGGGAGTAGGTCCTCGCTATTGTCCGTCTATTGAGGATAAAATTGTCCGTTTTGCTGACAAAGAACGTCATCAACTATTCTTAGAACCAGAGGGACGAAACACAGAAGAAGTCTATGTTCAAGGGTTGTCAACGAGTTTACCAGAGGATGTTCAGCGGGATCTCGTCCATTCTATTAAGGGACTTGAGAAGGCTGAAATGATGCGTACGGGTTATGCAATTGAGTATGATATGGTCTTGCCTCATCAATTGCGCGCAACTTTGGAAACCAAGAAAATTTCAGGTCTCTTTACAGCTGGCCAAACCAATGGAACGTCTGGCTATGAGGAGGCCGCTGGTCAAGGGATTATTGCAGGGATCAATGCGGCTCTAAAAATCCAAGGAAAACCAGAACTCATTTTGAAACGCAGTGATGGTTATATTGGGGTCATGATCGATGATTTGGTAACAAAGGGAACGATCGAACCGTATCGTTTGTTAACAAGCCGTGCAGAATACCGTTTGATTTTGCGTCATGATAATGCCGATATGCGCTTGACAGAAATGGGACGAGAAATTGGATTGGTAGATGATGAACGTTGGCAACGTTTCGAAACCAAGAAGTATCAGTTTGAAAAAGAGATGAAGCGTTTGGATAGCATTAAGCTAAAGCCTGTAAAGGAAACCAATGAGAAGGTTGCTGCAATGGGCTTTAAACCATTGACAGATGCTGTCACTGCTAAAGAATTCTTAAGACGACCAGAAGTGTCTTACCAAGATGTGGTGGAATTTATCGGTCCTGCAGCTGAAGAACTGGATGATAAAATCATTGAATTGATTGAAACTGAAATTAAATACGAAGGTTATATTTCAAAAGCAATGGACCAAGTCGAAAAAATGAAGCGTATGGAAGAAAAACGAATTCCAGCAAATATTGACTGGGATGATATTGACTCCATTGCAACCGAAGCTCGTCAAAAATTTAAATTAATTAATCCAGAAACGATTGGTCAAGCAAGTCGTATCTCAGGTGTCAATCCAGCAGATATCTCTATTTTAATGGTTTACTTGGAAGGTAAATCTCGGAGTATCTCCAAAAACAAAGCAAACCACTAA
- a CDS encoding Veg family protein, with amino-acid sequence MSDAFTDVAKMKKIKEEIKAHEGQVVEMTLENGRKRQKNKFGRLIEVYPSLFIIEYTNDNSLPGEPANTYVESYTYSDILTEKNLIRYLD; translated from the coding sequence ATGAGTGATGCATTTACAGATGTTGCAAAAATGAAAAAAATTAAAGAAGAGATCAAGGCTCATGAAGGACAAGTGGTTGAAATGACGCTTGAAAATGGACGGAAACGTCAAAAAAATAAATTTGGACGCTTGATTGAGGTCTATCCTTCTTTATTTATTATCGAGTATACGAACGACAACAGCTTACCAGGTGAACCAGCCAATACATACGTGGAGTCTTACACCTATTCAGATATTTTAACAGAGAAGAATTTAATTCGTTATTTGGATTAA
- a CDS encoding LysM peptidoglycan-binding domain-containing protein: MNKKQMMKRMIGLSLLAGLFLPIVANADSYTVKSGDTLSAIAKEKNTTVDAIAKKNKISNVNLISVGQVLEIEDANTTQKTTEQAPASKTDTTQATTTVSASDGLSAEDAAAKEWIAQKESSGSYTAQNGQYYGRYQLTITYLNGDLSPANQEKVANQYVVSRYGSWSAAKNFWLANGWY; encoded by the coding sequence ATGAATAAAAAACAAATGATGAAACGAATGATTGGACTTAGTTTACTTGCAGGACTTTTCCTTCCAATTGTAGCGAATGCAGATTCTTATACTGTAAAATCAGGTGATACTTTATCAGCTATTGCTAAAGAGAAGAACACAACGGTTGATGCAATTGCTAAGAAAAATAAGATTAGTAACGTGAATCTCATCTCAGTTGGTCAAGTTCTTGAGATTGAAGATGCAAATACAACGCAGAAAACCACGGAGCAAGCTCCTGCTAGTAAAACTGATACTACACAAGCAACAACTACTGTCTCTGCTTCAGATGGCTTGAGTGCGGAGGATGCAGCTGCTAAGGAATGGATTGCCCAAAAAGAGTCAAGTGGTAGTTATACAGCACAAAATGGCCAATATTATGGCCGTTACCAATTGACTATCACTTATTTGAATGGTGATTTATCACCTGCAAACCAAGAAAAAGTGGCCAATCAATATGTTGTCAGCCGTTATGGATCATGGTCAGCAGCTAAAAATTTCTGGTTGGCAAATGGCTGGTATTAA
- the sdaAA gene encoding L-serine ammonia-lyase, iron-sulfur-dependent, subunit alpha yields MFYSIVDLVEQASTQYEGNVAELMIATEFELTGREREEVLRLMTRNLEVMIDSVKLGLNENHSRSGLTGGDAAKLDRYIKSGKTLSDLTVLTAAKNAIAVNEHNAKMGLVCATPTAGSAGCLPAVLTAATQKLGLNRQQQLDFLLTAGAFGLVIANNASISGAEGGCQAEVGSASAMSAAALTLAAGGTPYQASQAVCFVIKNMLGLICDPVAGLVEVPCVKRNAMGASYAFIAADMALAGIESKIPVDEVIDAMYQVGSSLPTAFRETAEGGLAATPTGRRLQKEIFGE; encoded by the coding sequence ATGTTTTATTCAATTGTAGACCTCGTAGAACAAGCAAGCACGCAATACGAAGGAAACGTCGCAGAGTTAATGATTGCAACTGAATTTGAACTAACCGGTCGTGAACGAGAAGAAGTCCTACGATTAATGACCCGTAATTTAGAAGTGATGATTGATTCTGTAAAGTTAGGGTTAAATGAAAACCACTCTCGTAGTGGGTTAACCGGTGGGGATGCCGCAAAATTAGATCGCTATATCAAATCAGGAAAAACGTTATCTGACTTGACCGTCCTAACCGCAGCGAAGAATGCTATTGCTGTCAACGAACACAATGCTAAGATGGGACTGGTCTGCGCAACACCCACTGCAGGATCTGCTGGCTGCCTCCCCGCAGTTCTCACTGCAGCAACTCAAAAATTAGGGTTAAACCGTCAGCAACAATTAGATTTTCTACTGACAGCTGGAGCTTTTGGTTTAGTGATCGCAAATAATGCTTCTATTTCAGGTGCAGAAGGTGGTTGTCAAGCAGAAGTTGGTTCTGCTTCAGCTATGAGTGCAGCAGCATTGACACTAGCTGCTGGGGGAACTCCTTATCAAGCGAGTCAAGCAGTCTGTTTTGTCATCAAAAACATGCTTGGGCTCATTTGTGATCCAGTAGCAGGACTCGTGGAAGTTCCATGTGTTAAACGGAACGCAATGGGAGCTAGCTATGCCTTCATTGCTGCTGATATGGCCTTAGCAGGTATTGAATCAAAAATACCTGTTGATGAAGTGATTGACGCCATGTACCAAGTTGGATCTAGTCTTCCGACTGCCTTTAGAGAAACAGCTGAAGGAGGATTGGCAGCAACACCAACCGGACGTAGATTACAAAAAGAGATATTTGGAGAATAA